A window of the Lolium perenne isolate Kyuss_39 chromosome 7, Kyuss_2.0, whole genome shotgun sequence genome harbors these coding sequences:
- the LOC127326683 gene encoding UDP-arabinopyranose mutase 1, with the protein MAGTVTVPGSSVPSTPLLKDELDIVIPTIRNLDFLEMWRPFFQPYHLIIVQDGDPSKVINVPEGFDYELYNRNDINRILGPKASCISFKDSACRCFGYMVSKKKYVFTIDDDCFVAKDPSGKDINALQQHIENLLSPSTPFFFNTLYDPYREGADFVRGYPFSLREGAPTAVSHGLWLNIPDYDAPTQMVKPRERNSRYVDAVLTIPKGTLFPMCGMNLAFDRQLIGPAMYFGLMGDGQPIGRYDDMWAGWCVKVICDHLSLGVKTGLPYLWHSKASNPFVNLKKEYKGIFWQEDIIPFFQSATLSKECDTVQKCYISLSEQVREKLGKIDPYFVKLADAMVTWIEAWDELNPSAAADAENGKAVAK; encoded by the exons ATGGCGGGGACGGTGACTGTGCCCGGCTCATCGGTGCCCTCGACGCCGCTGCTCAAGGACGAGCTGGACATCGTGATCCCGACCATCCGCAACCTCGACTTCCTCGAGATGTGGCGCCCCTTCTTCCAGCCCTACCACCTCATCATCGTGCAGGACGGCGACCCCAGCAAGGTCATCAACGTCCCCGAGGGCTTCGACTACGAGCTCTACAACCGcaacgacatcaaccgcatcctcGGCCCCAAGGCCTCCTGCATCTCCTTCAAGGACTCCGCATGCCGCTGCTTCGGCTACATGGTCTCCAAGAAGAAGTACGTCTTCACCATCGACGACGACTGCTTC GTCGCCAAGGACCCATCTGGCAAGGACATCAACGCTCTTCAGCAGCACATCGAGAATCTGCTCAGCCCGTCCACCCCGTTCTTCTTCAACACCCTGTACGACCCCTACCGCGAAGGCGCCGACTTCGTCCGTGGATACCCCTTCAGCCTCAGGGAGGGCGCCCCCACCGCCGTGTCCCACGGCCTGTGGCTCAACATCCCCGACTATGATGCACCCACCCAGATGGTCAAGCCCCGCGAGAGGAACAGCAG GTATGTTGATGCTGTCCTGACTATCCCCAAGGGAACGCTGTTCCCCATGTGTGGCATGAACCTTGCCTTTGACCGTCAGCTCATCGGCCCTGCCATGTACTTTGGCCTCATGGGCGatggccagccgatcggccgctaCGACGACATGTGGGCTGGATGGTGTGTCAAG GTCATCTGCGACCACTTGAGCCTGGGAGTCAAGACTGGCCTGCCTTACCTGTGGCACAGCAAGGCCAGCAAccccttcgtcaacctcaagaaggAGTACAAGGGCATCTTCTGGCAGGAGGACATCATCCCGTTCTTCCAGAGCGCCACCCTCTCCAAGGAATGTGACACAGTCCAGAAGTGCTACATCTCGCTCTCCGAGCAGGTCAGGGAGAAGCTTGGCAAGATTGACCCCTACTTCGTCAAGCTTGCTGATGCCATGGTCACCTGGATTGAGGCCTGGGATGAGCTCAACCCATCTGCTGCTGCTGATGCTGAGAACGGGAAAGCAGTGGCCAAGTAG